From one Triticum urartu cultivar G1812 chromosome 3, Tu2.1, whole genome shotgun sequence genomic stretch:
- the LOC125545484 gene encoding putative ABC transporter C family member 15 isoform X1, with translation MPPSHDSQHPMEELQALDYVRAAAFAVLLVWTLAELVKRRNRHQEAAAAGYGADVVSAQQRGGAASIVAFCNASITLSHIGFSVLGVWKRQAVSPGLVFQSSSWFLATLFLLYHKHEGAAGVVVSSNWPPVLVSWWFFSFLSESLLASLHLLCLFDSATAVVDFASLPFCAVICLVVVAMRLSKANQKELEQPLLLREDVDDSSRDRFSSSGWWSRLTFRWLNPVFEKGHKVRLELEHIPSVPQSEMAEQSYALLQETLHKQKPEPIPLREAIICAVWTPLVTNAVFAGLNTVSSYMGPFLITYLVELLSDKNTGKGHGHGYMLACLFFASKTVESLSQRQWYFGARRIGFQVRAALMVSIYKKSLLMKNSGPVAGKVVNFLDVDVEKVGEFFWYIHGIWLLPLQIFLALAILYRSLGAMASLSAVLVTVLVMVSNTPLANSQQNLNMKIMEAKDSRIKAMAEAMRSMRILKLHAWETAYLDKLLKLRDVEKGWLRKYLYTCSAIAFLFWASPTLVSVVTFGVCILVEIPLSAGTVLSALATFRILQDPIYNLPELVSMVTQTKVSLDRIEEFIKEDHQGKPSCHGNVNGTKDLAMAGEIVIEPGEYSWEADTSSKKTKVTLKINSKVSIGKGLKVAVCGPVGSGKSSLLYSIMGEIPRVSGAEPMVVGSRAYVPQSAWIQTGTIQDNVLFGKAMDRSLYEEVLQGCALDRDLEIWANGDMTVVGERGVNLSGGQKQRIQLARALYSDSDVYFLDDPFSAVDAHTSAHLFKECLLRLMSSKTVMYVTHQLEFLRDSDLVLVMKDGRIVQSGKYDDLIADKDGELSKQMAAHDQSLSQVNPAKAHGLPKSKKQKKQIEATEIESDGHVIGRECEEERESGRVKWDVYRKFVTSAYGGGLIPVVLLCQVFFQGLQICSNYWIAWAAEREDQVSKKKMIGIFVLLSAGSSVFILGRAIFLSTIAIETAQQLFLGMTRNIFRAPMSFFDSTPSSRILNRASTDQATVDTDIPYRLAGLIFAMIQLLSIIFIMSQIAWPIFMLFIIIIAISTWYQNYYISSARELARMVGIRKAPVLHHFSETVSGAATIRCFNQGEEFLTKSLALIDDYTRITFHNSATVEWLCIRINFLFNLVFFVMLIILVSLPRDTIDPSLAGLAATYGLNLNVLQAWVIWNLCNVENKMISVERIFQFSNIPSESPLVIENSRPRETWPWCGTIQIEALQIQYSPDMPMVLKGISCTFPGERKIGVVGRTGSGKSTLIQALFRVVEPSAGRIFIDGVDISLLGVHDLRCRLSIIPQEPTLFQGTVRTNLDPLQQHLDPEIWEVLHKCRLEEIVREDNRLLDAPVYLTVVEDGGNWSVGQRQLVCLARVLLMKKKILVLDEATASVDTATDNIIQKTIRQETDNCTVITIAHRIPTVIDSDLVLVLGEGRILEFDSPENLLRDESSAFSKLVMEFVGRSEGRHQPELM, from the exons ATGCCACCTTCTCATGATTCCCAGCATCCCATGGAGGAATTGCAAGCATTGGACTACGTCCGGGCGGCAGCCTTCGCCGTCCTGCTGGTTTGGACCCTCGCAGAGCTTGTGAAACGGAGGAACAGGCACCAAGAAGCAGCAGCGGCAGGGTATGGCGCCGACGTGGTCTCGGCGCAGCAGCGAGGAGGGGCAGCCAGTATAGTTGCATTCTGCAACGCTTCGATCACGCTGTCCCATATCGGGTTCTCGGTTCTTGGGGTCTGGAAGCGGCAAGCCGTCTCCCCGGGCCTGGTATTTCAATCTTCCTCGTGGTTTCTGGCTACTCTCTTCCTGCTCTACCACAAGCATGAAGGTGCTGCAGGGGTAGTAGTGTCATCCAACTGGCCTCCGGTTCTTGTTTCTTGGTGGTTCTTCAGCTTCTTATCTGAATCGCTCCTCGCCTCGCTACATTTGCTTTGCCTCTTTGATTCTGCAACTGCCGTCGTCGATTTCGCTTCTCTTCCCTTCTGCGCCGTCATCTGTCTGGTTGTAGTAGCTATGAGGCTTTCCAAAGCAAACCAGAAAGAGCTGGAACAGCCGCTGCTGCTGAGGGAGGACGTTGATGACAGCAGCAGGGACAGGTTCTCTAGCTCGGGGTGGTGGAGTCGCCTCACATTCCGATGGCTGAACCCAGTCTTCGAGAAGGGGCACAAGGTGAGACTTGAGCTGGAACACATCCCATCTGTGCCGCAGTCCGAGATGGCAGAGCAGTCTTATGCCTTGCTTCAGGAGACACTCCACAAGCAGAAACCTGAGCCAATCCCACTGCGGGAAGCCATCATTTGTGCTGTCTGGACACCTCTGGTCACCAATGCAGTCTTTGCAG GGCTCAACACTGTTTCTTCTTACATGGGACCATTCTTGATCACCTACTTGGTGGAGCTACTCTCCGACAAGAACACTGGCAAGGGCCATGGCCATGGCTACATGCTTGCATGCCTCTTCTTTGCCTCCAAGACAGTGGAGTCACTCTCACAGCGGCAGTGGTACTTTGGCGCCCGCAGAATTGGATTCCAGGTGCGGGCAGCGCTGATGGTGTCCATCTACAAGAAGTCCCTGCTGATGAAGAACTCGGGCCCAGTTGCCGGGAAAGTTGTGAACTTCCTTGATGTTGACGTCGAGAAGGTTGGTGAGTTCTTCTGGTACATCCATGGGATTTGGTTGCTGCCCTTGCAAATTTTCTTGGCACTTGCCATTCTGTACCGCAGTCTTGGTGCAATGGCCTCGCTGTCTGCAGTCCTTGTAACAGTATTGGTGATGGTGAGCAACACACCACTGGCAAATTCACAGCAGAACCTTAATATGAAGATAATGGAGGCGAAGGACTCGCGCATCAAGGCTATGGCCGAGGCAATGAGGAGCATGAGGATCTTGAAGCTTCATGCATGGGAGACAGCCTACTTGGACAAGCTTCTGAAGCTCAGGGATGTGGAAAAGGGGTGGCTCAGGAAGTATCTCTACACGTGCTCAGCGATAGCTTTCCTGTTCTGGGCCTCACCAACGTTGGTTTCGGTCGTTACCTTCGGTGTCTGCATTCTTGTGGAGATACCATTGTCAGCTGGAACAGTCTTATCGGCCCTTGCCACATTTAGAATCCTCCAAGACCCGATCTATAACCTCCCAGAACTCGTGTCAATGGTCACACAAACCAAGGTGTCCTTGGATAGAATAGAAGAGTTCATCAAAGAAGACCACCAGGGTAAGCCAAGTTGCCATGGCAACGTAAATGGAACGAAGGACTTGGCAATGGCTGGTGAAATAGTAATTGAACCAGGAGAGTACAGTTGGGAAGCTGATACTAGCTCGAAGAAAACAAAGGTAACACtcaagatcaacagcaaggtGAGCATCGGGAAGGGTCTCAAGGTTGCAGTGTGCGGGCCAGTTGGTTCAGGCAAATCAAGCCTCCTTTACAGCATCATGGGAGAGATTCCAAGGGTTAGCGGTGCAGAACCAATGGTTGTCGGATCAAGGGCATATGTCCCTCAGAGTGCGTGGATTCAAACTGGGACAATTCAGGACAATGTGCTCTTTGGGAAGGCTATGGACAGAAGCTTATACGAAGAGGTGCTACAAGGGTGTGCTTTGGATAGAGATTTGGAGATATGGGCCAATGGAGATATGACTGTAGTAGGGGAAAGGGGTGTGAACCTAAGTGGAGGCCAGAAGCAGAGGATCCAGCTTGCCAGGGCATTGTACAGCGATTCTGATGTTTACTTCTTGGATGACCCCTTCAGTGCTGTGGATGCGCACACCAGCGCACATCTCTTCAAG GAATGCTTACTGAGACTAATGTCCTCTAAGACAGTCATGTATGTTACCCATCAGCTAGAGTTCTTGCGAGACTCGGATCTCGTTCTG GTCATGAAAGATGGAAGGATTGTTCAGTCTGGGAAATATGATGATCTGATAGCTGACAAAGATGGAGAGCTCTCGAAGCAAATGGCTGCACATGATCAATCCCTTAGTCAGGTCAACCCAGCAAAAGCACATGGCTTGCCCAAAAGCAAAAAACAGAAGAAGCAGATAGAGGCCACAGAAATAGAATCGGATGGCCATGTCATAGGGAGGGAATGTGAAGAAGAGCGTGAATCTGGAAGAGTCAAATGGGATGTTTACCGCAAGTTTGTCACCTCTGCATACGGCGGAGGTCTCATCCCTGTGGTTCTTCTATGCCAAGTCTTTTTCCAGGGATTGCAGATATGTAGCAACTACTGGATTGCATGGGCAGCAGAGAGAGAGGATCAAGTAAGCAAGAAGAAGATGATTGGTATATTTGTGCTTTTGTCTGCAGGAAGCTCGGTATTTATATTGGGAAGAGCTATCTTCCTATCAACAATTGCCATTGAAACTGCCCAACAGCTCTTCTTAGGCATGACCAGAAATATTTTTCGAGCACCAATGAGCTTCTTTGATTCCACTCCATCAAGTCGGATACTCAATAGG GCTTCAACAGATCAAGCCACAGTTGACACAGATATTCCCTACAGGCTAGCAGGGCTGATATTCGCAATGATTCAGCTCCTCAGCATTATTTTCATCATGTCCCAAATTGCTTGGCCTATATTCATGCTATTCATAATAATAATTGCAATCTCCACTTGGTATCAG AACTATTACATCAGTTCGGCTAGAGAGCTAGCAAGGATGGTTGGCATCAGAAAAGCTCCAGTCCTCCACCATTTTTCAGAGACTGTATCAGGAGCTGCAACTATTAGATGCTTTAATCAGGGAGAGGAGTTCTTGACAAAGAGTCTTGCGCTAATTGATGACTATACCCGCATTACTTTCCATAATTCAGCGACAGTTGAATGGCTGTGCATCCGTATCAACTTCCTCTTCAACCTTGTGTTTTTCGTGATGCTAATCATACTTGTCTCCTTGCCACGGGACACAATTGATCCAA GTCTTGCAGGGCTTGCAGCTACCTATGGCCTTAACCTTAACGTGTTACAAGCATGGGTTATATGGAATCTGTGCAATGTTGAAAATAAGATGATCTCTGTAGAGAGGATTTTCCAGTTCTCAAACATACCGAGTGAATCTCCCTTAGTGATTGAGAATTCTAGACCAAGGGAGACATGGCCATGGTGCGGAACCATTCAGATCGAGGCTCTCCAAATTCAGTACAGCCCTGACATGCCCATGGTTCTCAAGGGCATAAGCTGCACATTTCCTGGAGAAAGGAAAATTGGGGTGGTAGGGCGGACAGGGAGTGGGAAGTCTACTCTCATCCAGGCTTTGTTTCGGGTCGTTGAACCATCTGCAGGACGGATATTCATAGATGGAGTTGACATATCGCTTTTGGGGGTGCATGATTTGCGGTGTAGATTGAGTATTATACCACAAGAACCAACTCTCTTCCAAGGGACTGTCAGAACAAACCTGGATCCTCTACAACAACATCTGGACCCTGAAATATGGGAG GTTCTGCATAAGTGCCGCCTTGAGGAGATTGTCAGAGAAGACAATAGGTTGTTAGATGCACCAG TTTATCTAACAGTAGTTGAAGATGGCGGAAACTGGAGTGTGGGGCAAAGGCAACTTGTGTGCTTGGCCAGGGTATTGCTGATGAAAAAGAAGATACTTGTTTTAGATGAAGCTACAGCATCAGTTGATACTGCGACGGATAATATCATCCAAAAGACCATAAGGCAAGAAACGGACAATTGCACAGTTATTACAATTGCACACAGGATCCCCACCGTGATTGACAGCGACCTTGTTCTTGTACTCGGAGAAG GTAGGATACTAGAGTTTGACTCACCGGAAAATCTACTTAGGGATGAATCATCAGCTTTCTCAAAGCTGGTGATGGAATTCGTGGGAAGGTCAGAGGGCCGACATCAACCAGAGCTAATGTAG
- the LOC125545484 gene encoding putative ABC transporter C family member 15 isoform X3, which produces MPPSHDSQHPMEELQALDYVRAAAFAVLLVWTLAELVKRRNRHQEAAAAGYGADVVSAQQRGGAASIVAFCNASITLSHIGFSVLGVWKRQAVSPGLVFQSSSWFLATLFLLYHKHEGAAGVVVSSNWPPVLVSWWFFSFLSESLLASLHLLCLFDSATAVVDFASLPFCAVICLVVVAMRLSKANQKELEQPLLLREDVDDSSRDRFSSSGWWSRLTFRWLNPVFEKGHKVRLELEHIPSVPQSEMAEQSYALLQETLHKQKPEPIPLREAIICAVWTPLVTNAVFAGLNTVSSYMGPFLITYLVELLSDKNTGKGHGHGYMLACLFFASKTVESLSQRQWYFGARRIGFQVRAALMVSIYKKSLLMKNSGPVAGKVVNFLDVDVEKVGEFFWYIHGIWLLPLQIFLALAILYRSLGAMASLSAVLVTVLVMVSNTPLANSQQNLNMKIMEAKDSRIKAMAEAMRSMRILKLHAWETAYLDKLLKLRDVEKGWLRKYLYTCSAIAFLFWASPTLVSVVTFGVCILVEIPLSAGTVLSALATFRILQDPIYNLPELVSMVTQTKVSLDRIEEFIKEDHQGKPSCHGNVNGTKDLAMAGEIVIEPGEYSWEADTSSKKTKVTLKINSKVSIGKGLKVAVCGPVGSGKSSLLYSIMGEIPRVSGAEPMVVGSRAYVPQSAWIQTGTIQDNVLFGKAMDRSLYEEVLQGCALDRDLEIWANGDMTVVGERGVNLSGGQKQRIQLARALYSDSDVYFLDDPFSAVDAHTSAHLFKECLLRLMSSKTVMYVTHQLEFLRDSDLVLVMKDGRIVQSGKYDDLIADKDGELSKQMAAHDQSLSQVNPAKAHGLPKSKKQKKQIEATEIESDGHVIGRECEEERESGRVKWDVYRKFVTSAYGGGLIPVVLLCQVFFQGLQICSNYWIAWAAEREDQVSKKKMIGIFVLLSAGSSVFILGRAIFLSTIAIETAQQLFLGMTRNIFRAPMSFFDSTPSSRILNRASTDQATVDTDIPYRLAGLIFAMIQLLSIIFIMSQIAWPIFMLFIIIIAISTWYQNYYISSARELARMVGIRKAPVLHHFSETVSGAATIRCFNQGEEFLTKSLALIDDYTRITFHNSATVEWLCIRINFLFNLVFFVMLIILVSLPRDTIDPSLAGLAATYGLNLNVLQAWVIWNLCNVENKMISVERIFQFSNIPSESPLVIENSRPRETWPWCGTIQIEALQIQYSPDMPMVLKGISCTFPGERKIGVVGRTGSGKSTLIQALFRVVEPSAGRIFIDGVDISLLGVHDLRCRLSIIPQEPTLFQGTVRTNLDPLQQHLDPEIWEVLHKCRLEEIVREDNRLLDAPVEDGGNWSVGQRQLVCLARVLLMKKKILVLDEATASVDTATDNIIQKTIRQETDNCTVITIAHRIPTVIDSDLVLVLGEGRILEFDSPENLLRDESSAFSKLVMEFVGRSEGRHQPELM; this is translated from the exons ATGCCACCTTCTCATGATTCCCAGCATCCCATGGAGGAATTGCAAGCATTGGACTACGTCCGGGCGGCAGCCTTCGCCGTCCTGCTGGTTTGGACCCTCGCAGAGCTTGTGAAACGGAGGAACAGGCACCAAGAAGCAGCAGCGGCAGGGTATGGCGCCGACGTGGTCTCGGCGCAGCAGCGAGGAGGGGCAGCCAGTATAGTTGCATTCTGCAACGCTTCGATCACGCTGTCCCATATCGGGTTCTCGGTTCTTGGGGTCTGGAAGCGGCAAGCCGTCTCCCCGGGCCTGGTATTTCAATCTTCCTCGTGGTTTCTGGCTACTCTCTTCCTGCTCTACCACAAGCATGAAGGTGCTGCAGGGGTAGTAGTGTCATCCAACTGGCCTCCGGTTCTTGTTTCTTGGTGGTTCTTCAGCTTCTTATCTGAATCGCTCCTCGCCTCGCTACATTTGCTTTGCCTCTTTGATTCTGCAACTGCCGTCGTCGATTTCGCTTCTCTTCCCTTCTGCGCCGTCATCTGTCTGGTTGTAGTAGCTATGAGGCTTTCCAAAGCAAACCAGAAAGAGCTGGAACAGCCGCTGCTGCTGAGGGAGGACGTTGATGACAGCAGCAGGGACAGGTTCTCTAGCTCGGGGTGGTGGAGTCGCCTCACATTCCGATGGCTGAACCCAGTCTTCGAGAAGGGGCACAAGGTGAGACTTGAGCTGGAACACATCCCATCTGTGCCGCAGTCCGAGATGGCAGAGCAGTCTTATGCCTTGCTTCAGGAGACACTCCACAAGCAGAAACCTGAGCCAATCCCACTGCGGGAAGCCATCATTTGTGCTGTCTGGACACCTCTGGTCACCAATGCAGTCTTTGCAG GGCTCAACACTGTTTCTTCTTACATGGGACCATTCTTGATCACCTACTTGGTGGAGCTACTCTCCGACAAGAACACTGGCAAGGGCCATGGCCATGGCTACATGCTTGCATGCCTCTTCTTTGCCTCCAAGACAGTGGAGTCACTCTCACAGCGGCAGTGGTACTTTGGCGCCCGCAGAATTGGATTCCAGGTGCGGGCAGCGCTGATGGTGTCCATCTACAAGAAGTCCCTGCTGATGAAGAACTCGGGCCCAGTTGCCGGGAAAGTTGTGAACTTCCTTGATGTTGACGTCGAGAAGGTTGGTGAGTTCTTCTGGTACATCCATGGGATTTGGTTGCTGCCCTTGCAAATTTTCTTGGCACTTGCCATTCTGTACCGCAGTCTTGGTGCAATGGCCTCGCTGTCTGCAGTCCTTGTAACAGTATTGGTGATGGTGAGCAACACACCACTGGCAAATTCACAGCAGAACCTTAATATGAAGATAATGGAGGCGAAGGACTCGCGCATCAAGGCTATGGCCGAGGCAATGAGGAGCATGAGGATCTTGAAGCTTCATGCATGGGAGACAGCCTACTTGGACAAGCTTCTGAAGCTCAGGGATGTGGAAAAGGGGTGGCTCAGGAAGTATCTCTACACGTGCTCAGCGATAGCTTTCCTGTTCTGGGCCTCACCAACGTTGGTTTCGGTCGTTACCTTCGGTGTCTGCATTCTTGTGGAGATACCATTGTCAGCTGGAACAGTCTTATCGGCCCTTGCCACATTTAGAATCCTCCAAGACCCGATCTATAACCTCCCAGAACTCGTGTCAATGGTCACACAAACCAAGGTGTCCTTGGATAGAATAGAAGAGTTCATCAAAGAAGACCACCAGGGTAAGCCAAGTTGCCATGGCAACGTAAATGGAACGAAGGACTTGGCAATGGCTGGTGAAATAGTAATTGAACCAGGAGAGTACAGTTGGGAAGCTGATACTAGCTCGAAGAAAACAAAGGTAACACtcaagatcaacagcaaggtGAGCATCGGGAAGGGTCTCAAGGTTGCAGTGTGCGGGCCAGTTGGTTCAGGCAAATCAAGCCTCCTTTACAGCATCATGGGAGAGATTCCAAGGGTTAGCGGTGCAGAACCAATGGTTGTCGGATCAAGGGCATATGTCCCTCAGAGTGCGTGGATTCAAACTGGGACAATTCAGGACAATGTGCTCTTTGGGAAGGCTATGGACAGAAGCTTATACGAAGAGGTGCTACAAGGGTGTGCTTTGGATAGAGATTTGGAGATATGGGCCAATGGAGATATGACTGTAGTAGGGGAAAGGGGTGTGAACCTAAGTGGAGGCCAGAAGCAGAGGATCCAGCTTGCCAGGGCATTGTACAGCGATTCTGATGTTTACTTCTTGGATGACCCCTTCAGTGCTGTGGATGCGCACACCAGCGCACATCTCTTCAAG GAATGCTTACTGAGACTAATGTCCTCTAAGACAGTCATGTATGTTACCCATCAGCTAGAGTTCTTGCGAGACTCGGATCTCGTTCTG GTCATGAAAGATGGAAGGATTGTTCAGTCTGGGAAATATGATGATCTGATAGCTGACAAAGATGGAGAGCTCTCGAAGCAAATGGCTGCACATGATCAATCCCTTAGTCAGGTCAACCCAGCAAAAGCACATGGCTTGCCCAAAAGCAAAAAACAGAAGAAGCAGATAGAGGCCACAGAAATAGAATCGGATGGCCATGTCATAGGGAGGGAATGTGAAGAAGAGCGTGAATCTGGAAGAGTCAAATGGGATGTTTACCGCAAGTTTGTCACCTCTGCATACGGCGGAGGTCTCATCCCTGTGGTTCTTCTATGCCAAGTCTTTTTCCAGGGATTGCAGATATGTAGCAACTACTGGATTGCATGGGCAGCAGAGAGAGAGGATCAAGTAAGCAAGAAGAAGATGATTGGTATATTTGTGCTTTTGTCTGCAGGAAGCTCGGTATTTATATTGGGAAGAGCTATCTTCCTATCAACAATTGCCATTGAAACTGCCCAACAGCTCTTCTTAGGCATGACCAGAAATATTTTTCGAGCACCAATGAGCTTCTTTGATTCCACTCCATCAAGTCGGATACTCAATAGG GCTTCAACAGATCAAGCCACAGTTGACACAGATATTCCCTACAGGCTAGCAGGGCTGATATTCGCAATGATTCAGCTCCTCAGCATTATTTTCATCATGTCCCAAATTGCTTGGCCTATATTCATGCTATTCATAATAATAATTGCAATCTCCACTTGGTATCAG AACTATTACATCAGTTCGGCTAGAGAGCTAGCAAGGATGGTTGGCATCAGAAAAGCTCCAGTCCTCCACCATTTTTCAGAGACTGTATCAGGAGCTGCAACTATTAGATGCTTTAATCAGGGAGAGGAGTTCTTGACAAAGAGTCTTGCGCTAATTGATGACTATACCCGCATTACTTTCCATAATTCAGCGACAGTTGAATGGCTGTGCATCCGTATCAACTTCCTCTTCAACCTTGTGTTTTTCGTGATGCTAATCATACTTGTCTCCTTGCCACGGGACACAATTGATCCAA GTCTTGCAGGGCTTGCAGCTACCTATGGCCTTAACCTTAACGTGTTACAAGCATGGGTTATATGGAATCTGTGCAATGTTGAAAATAAGATGATCTCTGTAGAGAGGATTTTCCAGTTCTCAAACATACCGAGTGAATCTCCCTTAGTGATTGAGAATTCTAGACCAAGGGAGACATGGCCATGGTGCGGAACCATTCAGATCGAGGCTCTCCAAATTCAGTACAGCCCTGACATGCCCATGGTTCTCAAGGGCATAAGCTGCACATTTCCTGGAGAAAGGAAAATTGGGGTGGTAGGGCGGACAGGGAGTGGGAAGTCTACTCTCATCCAGGCTTTGTTTCGGGTCGTTGAACCATCTGCAGGACGGATATTCATAGATGGAGTTGACATATCGCTTTTGGGGGTGCATGATTTGCGGTGTAGATTGAGTATTATACCACAAGAACCAACTCTCTTCCAAGGGACTGTCAGAACAAACCTGGATCCTCTACAACAACATCTGGACCCTGAAATATGGGAG GTTCTGCATAAGTGCCGCCTTGAGGAGATTGTCAGAGAAGACAATAGGTTGTTAGATGCACCAG TTGAAGATGGCGGAAACTGGAGTGTGGGGCAAAGGCAACTTGTGTGCTTGGCCAGGGTATTGCTGATGAAAAAGAAGATACTTGTTTTAGATGAAGCTACAGCATCAGTTGATACTGCGACGGATAATATCATCCAAAAGACCATAAGGCAAGAAACGGACAATTGCACAGTTATTACAATTGCACACAGGATCCCCACCGTGATTGACAGCGACCTTGTTCTTGTACTCGGAGAAG GTAGGATACTAGAGTTTGACTCACCGGAAAATCTACTTAGGGATGAATCATCAGCTTTCTCAAAGCTGGTGATGGAATTCGTGGGAAGGTCAGAGGGCCGACATCAACCAGAGCTAATGTAG